In the genome of Streptomyces sp. SAI-127, the window CACCCCCGGTCCTCGGACAAGTCCGCGCAGGCGGTGAGATCGCGCAGCGTCAGACGACGGATGGGAAGAGCGGCAAGGGAAGGAGTCGGCACGCAGGTCAGGCTGTCCGATGGGTGCCCTCGGCGTCCACCTGTTTCCCGGGGTGCGTACGAGCTTTTGGCCATGTCGTAGCCAAGCGCACAACAGGCGATCAGATGCCGGGTGTTTCACGTGAAACATCGGAGAACGGCGACCGTCCGGCGATCGACCGGAAGCGCCCCTGACGCCTCACCGGGTCGCTGGACCACTAGCCTCACGAGCATGGCGAGACTTCATCTCTTCGACCTCGATGGCACTTTGCTGCATGGGACCAGCGCGCCCGTGCAGATTTCCCGGCAGCTCGGGCTCGAGGCCGAGACCGTGGCACTCGACCAGGCGGTCGGAGCCGGACTGATAGGACCGCCCGAATATGCACAGCAGGTGTACGCGCTGTGGGCGTCCCTGACCGAGGCACATGTCGTCGCGGCCTTCGAAGGTGCCCCGTGGCTGGCCCGCATTCGCGAGGTCTGGGCGGAGATCAGGGGGCAGGGCGACTACTGCGCGGTGGTGTCGCTCTCGCCGTCCTTCTTCGTGGAACGGCTCACCACTTGGGGAGCTCATGCCGCATACGGGTCCCGCTTTCCGGCCGTTCCCTTCACCGAGCCCGTGGATCCTTCCGGAGTGCTCAGCGCCGCCGCCAAGGTCCTGATCGCGGACCGGCTGTGTGAGCAATTCGGAGTGACGCGGGCGGACTGCATTGCCTATGGAGACTCGTCCTCCGACAAGGATCTGTTCGCCGCGGTGCCGATCTCCGTGGCGGTCAATGCGGACCATCACCTGTCCGATGTCTCGACCCACTCCTACAACGGCATGGATCTGTGGGAAGCCTATGAATTGGTGCGTCACGCCCGGTAATTGAGTC includes:
- a CDS encoding HAD-IB family phosphatase; the encoded protein is MARLHLFDLDGTLLHGTSAPVQISRQLGLEAETVALDQAVGAGLIGPPEYAQQVYALWASLTEAHVVAAFEGAPWLARIREVWAEIRGQGDYCAVVSLSPSFFVERLTTWGAHAAYGSRFPAVPFTEPVDPSGVLSAAAKVLIADRLCEQFGVTRADCIAYGDSSSDKDLFAAVPISVAVNADHHLSDVSTHSYNGMDLWEAYELVRHAR